One Coregonus clupeaformis isolate EN_2021a unplaced genomic scaffold, ASM2061545v1 scaf0053, whole genome shotgun sequence DNA segment encodes these proteins:
- the LOC121543853 gene encoding NF-kappa-B inhibitor delta-like: MHWQKSPKEKPCYTLPTVKKLLEQKRKRETSLTATTSTSVPTAAVLSQQVSTPEKSTSTGVASSYSDMAVGYERWVSMDEHQAPLAIQEGPFSPMGINYFSSPSTSMDYSHTPAYSRPMASSYNTQQIQDYPDTTMPQQFTECPVTEAVSSLVPSGPLQTPVYSWSSGALGPTEPVQQVFSGQMDVTKLEEARMFLRGMDYSRTTWQDDDGDTILHIYTAKGLREYAFAAAERLAELGRLDSKEHKGKTALLVAVTANHPEIVQDLLSLGADINACDVKGQTALHLAATYGFPRVMQVILSFGPGVNLEARNFEGLTPLHCAAISHGGTMKTLSSLSSTGLGDASLHALAEEKLSWLQMLLNTGASLTSQEIKSNKTVLHLAVKEGNIHLVRYLLKIPLANMRDFVNMKAHGHTALHMAAGLHGSPHQEEMLRLLLSRGADPSIRNLENDQPAHLLQSGLHGEQLKLILKKRSASSRRRVMSLQDQE, translated from the exons ATGCACTGGCAGAAAT CACCGAAGGAGAAGCCGTGTTACACTCTGCCTACAGTGAAGAAACTCCTGGAgcagaagaggaagagggagacctCCTTGACAGCAACAACCAGTACCAGTGTCCCCACTGCCGCTGTCCTCTCCCAACAGGTGTCAACACCAGAGAAGTCTACCTCAACAG GTGTAGCCAGCAGCTACTCAGACATGGCAGTGGGGTATGAGAGATGGGTTTCTATGGATGAGCACCAAGCCCCCTTGGCCATACAGGAAGGACCATTCTCCCCTATGGGGATCAATTACTTCTCCAGCCCATCCACCTCAATGGACTACAGTCACACTCCGGCCTACAGCCGTCCGATGGCCTCCAGCTACAACACACAGCAGATTCAGGACTACCCAGACACCACGATGCCTCAGCAATTT ACGGAGTGTCCAGTGACCGAGGCTGTGTCTAGTTTGGTTCCTTCTGGGCCCCTGCAGACCCCTGTCTACTCCTGGTCGTCGGGGGCCCTGGGCCCCACAGAGCCTGTCCAGCAGGTGTTTAGTGGCCAGATGGATGTCACCAAGCTGGAGGAAGCCAGGATGTTCCTCAGAGGGATGGACTACAGCAGAACCACCTGGCAGGATGATGACGGAGacac GATTCTGCATATCTACACAGCCAAGGGCCTGAGGGAGTATGCATTTGCTGCAGCAGAGAGGCTTGCTGAGCTTGGTAGGCTAGACTCCAAGGAACACAAGGGGAAG ACTGCTTTGCTGGTGGCGGTGACTGCTAACCATCCGGAAATCGTCCAGGATCTGTTGTCTTTAGGAGCAGATATAAATGCCTGTGATGTCAAAGGTCAAACAGCACTTCATCTTGCTGCCACCTATGGCTTCCCCAGGGTTATGCAG GTTATTCTCTCCTTTGGGCCTGGAGTGAACCTTGAGGCTCGCAATTTTGAAG GTCTGACTCCTCTGCACTGTGCAGCCATCTCccacggtggcaccatgaagactctctcctccctctcctccacgggGCTGGGTGATGCCAGCCTCCATGCCCTGGCAGAGGAGAAGCTCTCCTGGCTGCAGATGCTGCTCAACACCGGAGCCTCCCTGACCAGCCAG GAAATCAAAAGTAACAAGACTGTTCTTCACCTGGCTGTGAAGGAGGGGAACATCCACCTGGTCCGCTACCTGCTGAAGATCCCCCTGGCCAACATGAGGGACTTTGTCAACATGAag GCCCACGGTCATACCGCGCTGCACATGGCCGCTGGTCTCCATGGCAGCCCACACCAAGAGGAGATGCTGAGGCTGCTGCTTAGCCGAGGGGCCGACCCCAGCATCCGCAACCTGGAGAACGACCAGCCTGCACACCTGCTGCAGAGTGGACTCCATGGGGAACAG CTCAAGCTTATCCTGAAGAAGCGAAGTGCTTCCTCTCGTCGACGTGTAATGTCCTTACAGGACCAAGAGTGA